TTATTTCTGACAAGTCCATTTTTGGTTCTCTTAAAACATGAAAAACGACTATCTTTGCATTAAATTTTTCAGCTATTGAGATAGCATGATCCAAAATATTTTTAGAATCCTTGGTAACAGTTAGGGATACTAAAATATTTTCTATATTCTCCATGTTTGACTAATCCCTTATAAAAAGATTAACAAACAGCTTTTTAAATTTTGTACAAAATGATAGGAAAAAGAAATAAAAATACACTCTCAAAACCTACCTCTTTTTCTCAAGTCTGGGCATTCAAGATCTATATCCTTTTTATAAAAATTTCATTAGCAATATTTGAATCCAAAGCTAAAGTTGTTTCACCAACCTCAACCACGATGGAAGGGTACTTTTGGTGAAGTTTAACAACACTTCCAGGAACCAGTCCCATTATAGTCAAATGGTCTAACCTTGAGTGATATTTTGATGTTAAAAAGATAACCTTGGCTTTTTCTCCAATATTCAATTCTTTAAGGGGGAAAACCAATGGTTTGAGCGATCTCTCTGTTTTTTTGCAACAAGGCCCAGGAGGAATAGCTTTTCCATGGGGGCAAACAGGAGGATGGCCTAAAAATTTACAGATATTTTCTGTTACTTCAGGATCTAAGATATGTTCAAAACTGCAGGCAGTACTTTCTATCTTTTCTTCTCTTATATTAGTCAGAACTAAAGAAAAAAGGCTTTCGGCAAGGCGGTGTCTCCTCACCACTACTCTTGCCTTCTCTTCTCCTTTTTGGGTAAAATCTATTTTATTTTTATTTATATTTATATAAAGCCGGTCCTTAATCTTTTCAAAGATTTCATTAAAATCAGTCCCCTCCCAGTTTTTCTTTAAATCTTCTATGGAAGATTTTCTCTCTTCCCTTAACATCCATATTGTTTCTAAGATTTCTTCAATTCTCTCTTCCTTAATCATCTCTTTATCCTTTTCTTTTGAATAATTTTTTAACAAAATCTACAATTTTCGACTCTTCTGCAAACTTGTAATGACAATTTGGACAGCCGATTAAATTACAGTCGCATTTTATCGAGCACTCAGTAAAACACTTAATATCCTCTAACTTAAAATTATATCCACATAAAGGGCAAGTTAAACTCTCTTTCTCTTTTGAGACCTTGTTGTTTAAATCTCTCATAAAGAAATTCCTAATCTAATAAGGATAAAATTTAAAATTCCCCCTACCAAAAAGGCAAACGGAAAGATAAATGATATTATGCCTAAAGATATCTTAAAGCCCCTCTCCTTAACGATCATAAAATAATTTGCTACGCACGGAACAAAGAGAGTCAATGTAACCAGGCCAACCACCATCTGGATAGGATTTAATGCTCCTGCCTTAACCATAAAAAACAAACCTGCTGCACCATAATCTCTTCTGAAAAATCCAATTATAAAGGCCTCAGTTGCCTTTGCAGGAAGGCCTAAAAAACCCACAACTAAAGGGGATGCAATGAATTCAATTAATCTTAGTATCCCTGACTTATCAAATATAAAGAGGACAATGGTTCCCAAGATAAATAGAGGCACGGCCTCCTTTAAATACCACTCTATCCTAGCCATGGTCTTGATAAGGATATTCGAGAACTGAGGCTTTCTGATTGGAGGAAGCTCTAGAATAAAGTCAGAACCTTTTCCAGGAATAATGAAAGAGGCCAAAAAACCTACTCCGAATAAGACAAGAATTACTGCACCGCCCCATATCAAAACTGCCTTAAAAGATAAAATACCGAGAATACCCAAGATGACCCCTAACTGGGCAGAACAAGGAACCCCAAGGGCCAAAAGCAAGGTTACCAATACTTTTTCTTTTTTAGATCCCAGAATCCTGGTTGTCATTGTTGCCATTGTTGCACAACCAAGACCAAGAACCATAGGAAGAATCGCTTTACCATTGAGACCCATTATTTTGAATATCTTATTAACCATTACCGCTAACCTTGGAAGGTACCCTGTATCCTCCAGAATACTAA
This genomic stretch from Nitrospinota bacterium harbors:
- a CDS encoding metal-dependent transcriptional regulator, coding for MIKEERIEEILETIWMLREERKSSIEDLKKNWEGTDFNEIFEKIKDRLYININKNKIDFTQKGEEKARVVVRRHRLAESLFSLVLTNIREEKIESTACSFEHILDPEVTENICKFLGHPPVCPHGKAIPPGPCCKKTERSLKPLVFPLKELNIGEKAKVIFLTSKYHSRLDHLTIMGLVPGSVVKLHQKYPSIVVEVGETTLALDSNIANEIFIKRI